CGGACACGCCGTCGATCTTTTCGGTCGTCATGGATGCGCTGCTCTGGGAAGTGAAAGGGAGGGGGGAAGAGGCGAAACCGAAGATTCTAGGGCGATTCGCTGCCGCCCCGGCCCCACGGCCGGGCCGCGGGCCGGGCCCGGGCGGGCATGAAAAAAGGAGCCCGGAGGCTCCCTGTCGATGCGGCGAAGGCCGTGTCAGCGCCAGTAGGGGTCGCGCGGCGGGCCGTAGGGGCGGCCATAGGCGTCGCGGTACTCGATCACGGTGGCGGCGGGCGGCGTCACGTAGGCCGGCGGTCCCGGCACCGTGGAAACCACCACGCCGGGCTGCACGTAGGTCGTGGTATTGCCGTAGACGGGCTGCTGCTGCGGGGCGCTTGCCAAGGGTTGCACGCTGAGCGGAATCCAGGCGCCCGGATCGTGCTGGGTGCGGGTGGTGTACTGGCGCCCTGCGTATTCGTACAGCACGTCGTAGCCCATGACCCGGTTCTCGTAGCGCGTCTGGTTGGTGCAGCGCGTGACGTTCTGGTATTCGGGGCGGCCGCCGCCTTCGATGTTGTTGCCCAGCAGCGCGCCGCCGATGAGGCCCAGCGCCGTCGCGGCGGCCCGGCCGCTGCCCTTGCCGATGGCATTGCCGGCCGCGCCGCCCGCCACGGCGCCGAGCACGGCACCCGCGCCGGTGGGGCGGGATTCGGAATAGATCGTTTCGTTGCCGCAGTACTGCTGGGGAACGGCCACCTGCTGGGTGACGGGGGTGGCGGAGAGCACTCGGCCCTGCTCCTGTGCGCTGGC
The DNA window shown above is from Acidovorax sp. NCPPB 4044 and carries:
- a CDS encoding glycine zipper 2TM domain-containing protein, coding for MKKTIVLTALAALAAGASAQEQGRVLSATPVTQQVAVPQQYCGNETIYSESRPTGAGAVLGAVAGGAAGNAIGKGSGRAAATALGLIGGALLGNNIEGGGRPEYQNVTRCTNQTRYENRVMGYDVLYEYAGRQYTTRTQHDPGAWIPLSVQPLASAPQQQPVYGNTTTYVQPGVVVSTVPGPPAYVTPPAATVIEYRDAYGRPYGPPRDPYWR